The proteins below come from a single uncultured Carboxylicivirga sp. genomic window:
- a CDS encoding DUF481 domain-containing protein: MTQRITAVAILLSVTMMSIAQIVSIDKRRTKDPNKGFQGDVNLGVNYVHTNTEMLQVSSQFKLQYNNNDNTYLFSSDIGYSRVDNESNVNNGGFMFKYNYWVPDKIIIAEAFSQYSYNRVKSLKHRYILGGGPRFNIADKDKFKLFLVAYTIYLNELFENDDYKRRKSLVKFSSMFSMDWQMSDNAKFSQTTYYEPDYSDPADFRIWNETSLDFKISKAFSFRFFVRLDYDNLVPPDVEPLFYTINNSFTVKF; the protein is encoded by the coding sequence ATGACCCAACGTATTACCGCGGTAGCCATTTTATTATCGGTAACAATGATGTCGATTGCCCAAATTGTGAGCATTGATAAGCGTCGTACCAAAGATCCGAACAAAGGTTTTCAAGGCGATGTTAATCTGGGAGTGAATTATGTGCATACCAATACAGAAATGCTTCAGGTATCGTCGCAGTTTAAACTTCAATACAACAATAATGATAACACTTATCTTTTTTCATCAGATATTGGATACAGTCGTGTTGATAATGAAAGTAACGTTAATAACGGAGGGTTTATGTTTAAGTATAACTATTGGGTACCCGATAAAATCATTATTGCCGAAGCCTTTTCGCAATACAGTTACAACCGTGTAAAAAGCTTGAAACACCGCTATATTTTGGGTGGTGGACCTCGTTTTAACATAGCTGATAAAGATAAATTCAAGTTATTTTTAGTTGCCTACACCATCTACCTGAACGAATTATTTGAGAATGATGATTATAAACGCAGAAAGAGTCTGGTAAAATTTAGTTCCATGTTTTCGATGGACTGGCAAATGTCCGACAATGCTAAATTCAGTCAAACCACCTACTACGAACCCGATTATTCCGATCCTGCCGATTTTCGTATCTGGAACGAAACCAGCCTGGATTTTAAAATCAGTAAAGCCTTTTCGTTTCGATTTTTTGTTAGGCTCGATTACGATAATCTTGTTCCTCCCGATGTCGAACCTTTATTTTACACAATTAACAACTCTTTTACTGTAAAATTTTAG
- a CDS encoding pyridoxal phosphate-dependent aminotransferase: MPTISERGNLMPASPIRRLAPYAEAARAKGLRVIHLNIGQPDIKTPEVALNAIRNIDLKVVEYSHSAGNESYRRKVADKFCGLGMDVDYKDILITTGGSEAIIFSFLACLNPGEEIIIPEPFYANYNGFAAMAGINVIPIPSTIDDGFALPPIEEFEKVMTPNTKGILICNPNNPTGYLYSMEEMLQLRDLVAKHDLYLFSDEVYREFCYDGEKHISAMHLKGIEQNVVMVDSVSKRYSECGVRIGALITKNKAVVETALKYGQARLSPPGFGQIAGEASLETPPEYFEDVYNEYIARRDFIIDGLNKIPGVYSPKPKGAFYTVAKLPVDDADKFCQWILSDFEYQKQTVMMAPASGFYCTPGKGKDEVRIAYVLKIEDLAKALVVLEKALEAYPGRIL; encoded by the coding sequence ATGCCAACAATTTCAGAACGAGGAAACCTTATGCCAGCTTCACCCATACGACGACTTGCCCCTTATGCGGAAGCCGCCAGGGCCAAAGGCTTACGGGTTATTCACCTTAATATTGGACAACCTGATATTAAAACTCCTGAAGTGGCATTAAACGCGATTCGCAACATCGACCTTAAAGTAGTTGAATACAGTCATTCGGCTGGTAATGAAAGTTATCGGCGTAAAGTGGCGGATAAGTTTTGCGGATTGGGTATGGATGTTGATTATAAAGATATCCTGATCACCACAGGAGGTTCAGAAGCTATTATTTTTAGCTTTTTGGCTTGTTTAAACCCAGGCGAAGAAATTATTATTCCGGAACCATTTTATGCCAATTATAACGGTTTTGCTGCTATGGCCGGAATAAATGTTATACCTATTCCATCAACTATTGATGATGGTTTTGCATTGCCTCCTATTGAAGAGTTTGAAAAGGTGATGACACCTAACACAAAGGGGATACTTATTTGTAATCCAAATAACCCAACCGGGTATTTGTACTCAATGGAGGAAATGCTACAGCTTCGCGATTTAGTTGCCAAACACGATCTGTATTTATTCTCCGACGAGGTATATCGTGAATTCTGTTACGATGGCGAAAAACATATCTCGGCAATGCATTTAAAGGGCATTGAACAAAATGTGGTGATGGTTGATTCGGTTTCGAAACGTTACAGCGAGTGTGGTGTGCGTATTGGAGCTTTGATTACCAAAAATAAAGCAGTTGTTGAAACGGCTTTGAAATACGGTCAGGCACGTTTAAGCCCACCTGGATTTGGACAAATAGCAGGAGAGGCGTCGTTGGAAACTCCACCCGAATATTTCGAGGATGTTTATAACGAATACATTGCTCGACGCGATTTTATTATTGATGGCTTAAATAAAATACCGGGTGTTTATTCTCCGAAACCCAAAGGTGCCTTTTATACGGTAGCTAAACTACCAGTTGATGATGCCGATAAATTTTGTCAGTGGATATTGAGCGATTTTGAATATCAAAAACAAACCGTTATGATGGCTCCTGCATCGGGTTTTTATTGTACTCCGGGCAAAGGGAAAGACGAAGTACGTATTGCTTATGTGTTAAAAATCGAAGATTTAGCAAAGGCACTCGTAGTACTCGAAAAAGCATTAGAAGCCTATCCGGGCCGAATATTGTAA
- a CDS encoding DUF5686 family protein, whose protein sequence is MMRAKLIFGLLFVALSMPLWAQTGIKGVVTDENDQTVPFATIYLKQTTTGTTTNELGEYEILLDPGAYTIVFQGLGFEKQEIKFTVSDGFISKDIQLKKQAYRIKEVRVYSGGEDPAYPIMRKAISLAPYYQRQIGEYNAEVYLKGSLVMEKVPKLLKKMMTVDVNDSEMQIEEGKTYTMESMNEIKFTAPDKYDHTVVHSQSTFPDSNENDVMGYITYSFYEPTQDVAVSPLAPNAFSYYKFVYEGYFYEGDVAVNKIKIIPKRKSQQTYSGYIYIVDNLWNIHSIDVTNEAFYGELNIKQVYAPVKERSWLPISHRFNLKASVFGVKANFRYAGSVKYKNIKLNTDLPVPDALMKQYAAEEAAKKLIEQREQEAKEAEEKSKAQQKMEELLAKEELSNRDMIKLSRLIEKESRKQEQGEEESLEIKNTYKITHKKDTVKQDSMYWDRIRPIPLTSDELRSFEVKDSVKLAKLKADTVKVEKKERSLFSKVSGGFLSGHTFYAVDSAMRITYDGLIGLKQVDFNAVDGWSYQQGFNLNYKVDSVHNFYMRPQIKYAFNREKVLWSNYASYSFAPMKRAKIGLGFGQLSQDFNSKYGIDRTLNAISALFFKEHYMKLYQNDYFFVNHGIDLKQGLRLDVSASYHYYHQLENSTNWSVLDQSEDYALNIPPNPTLSADNLRDQKDVHFTADLEYTPKLHYRVYKGRKYDAGSRYPTFNLGYQRGVRGVLDSESDYELIKASVRQSKSWGIFNEFKWQAGGGYFTNSKQIHFSQFQHFNTNEIPISFKTWDNAFNLLDDYSVSTNKWYAQGHVAYTSPYLFLKFLPWVSNRLWLENLYASYLTTPDFKNYTEFGYGVSQIFLMGSVGTFVGFEDGKYQSWGVKVSINFE, encoded by the coding sequence ATGATGAGAGCTAAACTAATTTTTGGGCTTCTATTTGTTGCCTTGTCAATGCCACTATGGGCACAAACAGGTATCAAAGGAGTTGTAACCGACGAAAATGACCAAACCGTTCCTTTCGCAACTATCTATCTAAAACAAACTACCACCGGAACTACGACAAACGAACTAGGCGAATACGAAATTCTGCTCGATCCAGGAGCATATACCATTGTCTTTCAAGGCTTGGGTTTCGAAAAACAAGAAATCAAGTTTACAGTGAGCGATGGTTTCATATCAAAAGATATCCAACTAAAAAAACAAGCTTATCGTATTAAAGAAGTACGTGTTTATTCAGGAGGCGAAGATCCTGCCTACCCTATTATGCGTAAAGCCATTAGTCTGGCTCCCTACTATCAGCGTCAGATAGGTGAATATAATGCCGAAGTTTATCTGAAAGGTAGTCTTGTAATGGAGAAGGTACCCAAGCTACTGAAAAAGATGATGACTGTTGATGTAAACGACAGCGAGATGCAGATTGAGGAAGGTAAGACCTATACCATGGAATCGATGAATGAAATAAAGTTTACCGCACCCGACAAATACGATCACACCGTCGTTCATTCACAAAGCACTTTCCCAGATAGCAATGAAAACGATGTAATGGGCTACATCACTTACAGTTTTTATGAACCTACTCAGGATGTAGCTGTATCTCCTTTGGCTCCCAATGCTTTTAGCTACTATAAATTTGTTTACGAAGGATATTTCTACGAAGGAGATGTGGCTGTTAACAAAATTAAGATCATACCAAAACGAAAAAGCCAGCAAACATACAGCGGATATATTTACATTGTTGATAACCTTTGGAACATTCACTCCATTGATGTTACCAATGAAGCTTTTTATGGCGAACTAAACATTAAGCAGGTTTATGCGCCTGTTAAAGAGCGATCGTGGTTACCCATTAGTCACCGTTTTAATCTAAAAGCATCGGTATTTGGAGTTAAAGCGAACTTCCGATATGCAGGATCGGTAAAGTATAAAAATATTAAACTCAACACCGATTTGCCGGTACCCGATGCTTTAATGAAACAATATGCCGCTGAAGAAGCAGCGAAAAAACTAATAGAACAACGAGAACAAGAAGCTAAGGAAGCAGAAGAAAAATCAAAAGCTCAACAAAAAATGGAAGAGCTTTTGGCAAAAGAAGAACTTAGTAATCGCGATATGATAAAACTTTCGCGTTTAATTGAAAAAGAATCTCGCAAACAAGAACAAGGCGAAGAAGAATCACTGGAAATTAAAAACACCTATAAAATCACCCACAAAAAAGACACTGTTAAACAAGACTCGATGTATTGGGATCGGATCCGCCCTATTCCATTAACATCAGATGAGCTTCGCAGTTTTGAAGTAAAAGACTCGGTAAAACTAGCCAAGTTAAAGGCTGATACCGTTAAAGTTGAGAAAAAAGAAAGATCCTTATTTAGTAAAGTATCCGGAGGATTCTTATCAGGTCATACTTTTTATGCTGTAGATTCAGCCATGCGCATTACATATGATGGTTTAATTGGATTAAAACAGGTTGACTTTAATGCCGTTGATGGCTGGAGTTATCAACAAGGTTTTAATTTAAATTATAAAGTTGACTCTGTTCATAACTTTTACATGCGCCCTCAAATCAAATATGCTTTTAACCGCGAAAAGGTTCTCTGGAGCAATTATGCCAGCTACTCGTTTGCCCCCATGAAGAGAGCCAAAATAGGTTTGGGTTTTGGACAGCTTAGTCAGGACTTTAATAGTAAATATGGTATTGATCGTACACTAAATGCTATTTCGGCTTTGTTCTTTAAAGAGCATTACATGAAATTGTATCAAAACGATTACTTTTTTGTGAACCACGGAATTGATTTAAAACAAGGCTTACGTTTAGATGTGAGCGCATCATATCACTATTATCATCAATTAGAAAATAGTACCAATTGGTCGGTATTAGACCAATCTGAAGATTATGCCCTCAATATTCCTCCTAATCCAACACTTAGTGCAGATAACCTACGCGATCAGAAAGACGTTCATTTTACTGCCGATTTAGAATATACTCCTAAGCTACATTATCGGGTTTATAAGGGGCGTAAATATGACGCTGGTTCGCGTTACCCAACTTTTAACCTCGGGTATCAACGAGGTGTAAGAGGAGTTTTAGATAGTGAATCGGATTACGAGTTGATAAAAGCGTCGGTACGTCAATCAAAATCATGGGGGATATTCAACGAGTTTAAATGGCAAGCTGGCGGAGGTTATTTCACTAATAGTAAACAAATACATTTTTCGCAATTCCAACATTTCAACACCAATGAAATTCCTATCAGTTTTAAAACGTGGGATAATGCATTTAACCTGCTCGACGATTACAGTGTGAGTACTAACAAATGGTATGCACAAGGTCATGTAGCGTACACAAGCCCGTATTTATTTCTTAAGTTTTTACCATGGGTAAGCAATCGTTTATGGCTCGAAAATCTTTATGCAAGCTATCTAACCACACCCGACTTTAAAAACTATACTGAATTTGGTTATGGTGTATCTCAAATATTTTTGATGGGCAGTGTAGGTACTTTTGTTGGTTTCGAAGATGGTAAGTATCAAAGCTGGGGCGTAAAAGTTAGCATCAATTTTGAATAA
- the pyrF gene encoding orotidine-5'-phosphate decarboxylase: MTSQELFENIKKKKSFLCVGLDTDINKIPRELLDTTDPIFAFNKQIIDATHEVTVAYKPNLAFYESLGVNGWNSLEKTVNYLKYNYPDIFIIADAKRGDIGNTSAMYAKAFFDHMEFDSVTVAPYMGEDSVKPFLTYVDKWVILLALTSNKGAADFQYMTENDEKLFERVIKKSAEWGTEENLMYVVGATKAEMLADIRKLIPNHFLLVPGVGAQGGSLEEVAKNGMNSKCGLLVNSSRGIIYASNGSDFAEKAGEAAKEVQKDMEALLKEHGLI; encoded by the coding sequence ATGACTTCGCAAGAACTGTTTGAGAACATCAAAAAGAAAAAGAGTTTCTTATGTGTGGGTTTAGATACCGATATCAATAAGATTCCACGTGAATTATTGGATACTACCGATCCAATTTTTGCCTTTAACAAACAAATTATTGATGCTACCCACGAGGTTACTGTAGCGTACAAACCTAATCTTGCGTTTTACGAAAGTTTGGGAGTAAACGGATGGAACTCGTTGGAAAAAACAGTGAATTACCTGAAGTATAATTATCCCGATATTTTTATTATTGCCGATGCCAAGCGTGGTGATATTGGAAATACTTCGGCGATGTATGCTAAGGCCTTTTTCGATCATATGGAGTTTGACTCAGTTACAGTTGCTCCTTATATGGGCGAAGATTCGGTAAAGCCTTTCCTTACCTACGTTGATAAATGGGTTATTTTATTAGCCTTAACATCAAACAAAGGAGCGGCTGACTTCCAGTACATGACCGAAAATGATGAAAAGCTTTTTGAGCGTGTAATCAAGAAAAGTGCTGAGTGGGGTACCGAAGAAAATCTTATGTATGTAGTGGGTGCTACAAAAGCGGAAATGCTGGCTGATATCCGTAAGTTGATTCCTAACCATTTCTTGCTGGTACCGGGTGTTGGTGCACAAGGTGGAAGCTTAGAAGAAGTGGCTAAAAACGGTATGAATAGCAAATGTGGTTTGTTGGTAAACTCGAGCCGCGGTATTATTTATGCTTCTAACGGATCTGATTTTGCCGAAAAAGCAGGCGAAGCTGCCAAAGAAGTACAAAAAGATATGGAAGCTTTATTAAAAGAACACGGTTTGATTTAG